A segment of the Scophthalmus maximus strain ysfricsl-2021 chromosome 11, ASM2237912v1, whole genome shotgun sequence genome:
CGGTATTGCCATTCAGACCTTTGTCGCCCGCCAGGCTAGGTAAAGTAAGACTCATTCTGAACAGTCCGAAGTTGGACAAACATTGGGCCTCATAATTTAGGAGAACTTTCACATTCACCTATTTTCTAGGATTTTGAGATTTCTTCCACAGACAAGCACAATTTATgagtggtccagacctgtcgtAGGTATCAGGTAAATTAGTCAAACAAAGTTTTATGTAATGTATATTTCATAACTTGTAAGCaattgtaaatatttaaatggaTATATAATGGAAGGCAGAATATCCATACTCTATCAGATCCAGGATTCTGAAAGGCTCATGGACACCAACATCTTTGctccagcacacacagacatatcgtgtgcctccacttcctgtcatgCTGcctactctctccctcctccggtCATCACTCCTGAAGCCCTGCTGTTCACGGACAATGCTGCTGCCTCCACTCTACCTGCTGACACCCCGGCCGCCGTCCATGAGGATCCCTGGCTGTAGCTCGACTCTGAACCAAAAATCCCACCAGTCAGCTTCAGTCCACTACATAAAGCAACCTGGATTGTCGCTGACAACCGGAAAAAGGGAGACGCGTTCCTTTCGCGGCATCTCCCCAATGGCCCAAGATATCCAACTGGGAAATCGGTATGATGTCCTTAGCTTGGATAATTTCCCGCTGTCATTGGGTGAACCCAGTGGATCCGCTTCTCTTCCAGCCATCTCATCAATCGCACCTGTGTGCTCCCTTCGTCCCAGCTCAATGCCGAACTTCACTCCAGCGCCGCGATACAGAAAACCGAACTCCACTCTGGCCCCTCTGGACTCATTATCTGTTCATTCCTGTGTCTATACTCCCTCAATGGTTCAGACATCCCACTGCCCTCGGAGACACCGTTACCCCACTGTTCTGGTGGTTGGGTCATCTGTGATCCGCCATGTGTTCGCTTCTTCgagcaaaaactgaaaactcGCTCCCTTGGAGCTACAGTACTGGATATCACGATGCTGGTATTACACGTATGTCTTAATgatgtaaaatatcaacaatCTGAGAAGCTAAAGCAAGACTTTACCCTCCTCCTGCAAACACTAAAAGCACAGGCAAACAAAACGTCATTTCTGGCCCCTTCTCCCCTCCCCGTTTTGAAGTTCAGTCATATATGCCAGCTTCATATTTGGCTGAAAGCCTACTGTAACACTATTAACATCATTTATGTGGATAACTTTTTCTTGCTTTCTTAATAGAGCTGAGCTGAGCACCCAAACTACAAAGGGTGTTTCTAGCTGTCTTTTGGCATTTACCAGAGCTTTGAATACTTACGTCTAGTTATTAATGCAATGTCCCCTGTTGCACTTCTTCCTACTGTCTATCATCATCCTAAACTGAGACAGGAATTTATGGAAGAATTGGGTGAGCTTAAATCGACAATAATTATTGATTTTGACAGCATTATAATCTCATGTGATTTCAATATTCATCTAGATGACAGTGAcaactcagataaaaaacaattcattaGCTTACTAGAatcttttgattttaaacatgTCACAGGGTCCATGGATTTAAAGGGTCACACACTTGACCttgtctttttcaaatgtattgatGTTGTAAAATCAGCTGTCCTGGATATGCCATTTCTGATCAttattgcatatttttcattgttttttgctCCGTTAAACAGACGAATATGGTTAGATTCACTGACAAACGTTACATTAATGCTGACACTGCAGTTACAACCTGAGCACTGAACACACTCGCAACCAAGGGTTGAGGTAAGCCCTTTATTGTCTTGGGACACAATTAAactcaaaataactcaaatgtACATGCTGCGCTGCTCCGGCACACTTAGGCCGGGGAGCTGTTGAGCCTGGCCCCCCCTCATGGGAGCGGGAGAGGAAGTCAGCCACAGCCATCTGCGCCCCCAGCCTATGGACCACCTTGAACTTAAATGGCTGTAACGCCAAATACCAATGGATGTTCCGGGCATTGGTATCCTTCATGCGGTGAAGCCACTGGAGGGAAGCATGGTCCGAACTGAGGGTGAATGAGTGTCCCAGCAAGTAGTATCTCAGGGTGTCAACCGCCCACCTGATCGCCAGGCTCTTCTTCGATCATGCTGTACCGGGACTCCCTCTCCGATATCTTTTGTCCGAGGTACAGCACAGGCTGGTCGACACCCTCCACCTGCTGAGACAAAACTGCCCCCAGCCCCTCGTTCGAGGCATCAGTCTGCAAgacaaaaggaagagagaacTTAGGTTTATGCAGGATCGGCTCCCCACAGAGGGTTTGTTTCACTTTATCAAATGCCAGTTGGCACTGCTCCGTCCACTGGAGCAGGTCTGAGGCACGTTTACGGGTGAGGTCAGTCAGGGGGCTGGTCAGATCCCCAAAGCCTGCGATAAACCTCCGGTAATAGCCAGCCAGCCCCAAAAACTGCCTCACCTCATTTTTGGTCTTGGGCCTTGGGCAGGCTGCAATGGCTGCTGTCTCATCAACTTGTGGCTGCACCTGCCCTCCAACCAAATGGTACCCCAGACAACGTACCTCCCTCCGTCCAACTGCGCACTTCTTCGGGTTTGCTGTGAGCCCCGCCTGCCTCAGGGACCCCATTAGGGCTCTCAAGTCATCAGGCAGAGGTATTCTAGCTGTACCCAGAATTAAATCCAGGTCCATTGTTACTGTGGTCCTGCTCTTCTGGAACAAGCTGCCTGGTGACCTGAGGTCCATCACAACTGTATCCAAATTCAAAGGTAAACTCAAAACGTTCTTGTTTTCTCAGGCATTTGTttaattactgtgtgtgtgtgtgtgtgtgtgtgtgttagtgtgtgtgtgtgtgtgtgtgtgtgtgtgtgaatttgtatGGTcgcacttttgtgtttttgctgattGTCTTGTGTTGATGCTTGTACTGTATTCTTATTTCTAttcatgatttgttttaatgtgtatgctgttttaatgtaaagcactttgggttTACTTGTAAtgaaaggtgctatacaaataaaattgtcatTGACATATAATGTATACAtttaatatgatatataaaggatatactgtatatataaaaagtataaataaattACTCCTCACTATTGTTACTGTTTAACTTTGCAAtttgaattataatataattctaaGTGTATTATTGTACCTgctaaatgttgttgttgaatggaagcttttttcaaataatttacCCAAAATTCACTCAAATTTGCTCATGATATCTCTAATCAACTCGCAGATGAGACAGGAGCGTTCATACAACAAGCGTCATGTGCACACTTGTGCCGGGATGTCAAATAACTTTtgcatgctgcatattgtataaaatGACATTGAACAAAGGTgtactgatccagcaccagcagaaatCCTTCCTATGCAGCATTGCCTGATATGGCACGtattttttaactattttacttattttgcaGGGATGGAGTCTTCCACTTGACCTTCTTTCAGTAATCGATTGCCTTGCCGTggctagatttaaaaaaaatcccacaaaaatgtattcttttcaGTGAAAGGAGACTCAGCATTAAGGGCTCTGCTTATTTCCTTCACTTAACCTTCCCTTCACTTAACAATCACTTACTGTTAAAGAAAGACTTCAGCATCTCCAATGTCACAATCACAATGTGATATTTTGTCGTTAATTGTGCAAATTTTCTATccttgtgcacaaacacaaatacgaAAAATTGGCAGTCATCATGGTTACGCAGGTCATTTATGCACGTTTCTGAAGTAAGAAGCATTTGCTGGATACAATGTTGCATATTGGTACAAACTCAATATACTAACAATTGTAAGAGAAATTTTTGattgatatgaaaatgttcaacaCGACGGTCGTGGGGCTGATTTCCAACAATGACGAGTTGGCATACAGAGATGAGGTACAAATCCTGACCGCCTGGTGTTGCACTAACAATCCTGAACAACAGCAAAACCAGAGAGATTGTAGTGGATTTTAGGAGGTCCATTAGTACAGATCCTGACCCCCGCGCTCATCAATGATGAGGCTATGGAGACGGTCTCCAGTTTCAAATTCCTTAGAATTCACATCACAAAGGACCTCTCCTTGGCCGCACACACTTCATCTGTCACTGGTAAGGAACAACAACATCTGTatttcctgaggaagctgaggaaGGCTGGGCTCCCTCAGAATCTCCTCATTAACTTTTACCGGTGCACAGTGGAAAGCATACTGAGTTATCCATCACAGCATGGTATCCCAGATGCAACAGGATGGAACAGAGGGCATTGGAGAGGGTCATCAAGGAagcccaaaaaaaatcattggaaCTCAACTACCAGAAGTCAGTGACATCTCTGAGACCTGATGCGGAAGCAGGGCCACTTACATTACCCGTGACCCGACCCACCTTGCTCTGCACTTCTTCAGGCTCTTACCATCTGGTAGGAGATTCAGGACCATACACGCCCGGACACTTCGACTCATCTCATAACTCATCAAACCTATGTCTGACatcccatttatttatttatctatctgtttatttatctttttattaacGCTGCTATCTTACCTGAACTTCATCTGGAATGCGTAATACCTGATCTGTAAAGTGCAATTATCTACAGCTGCAGTAAATATGTTCATTAAGGATACAATTTAAACTTGcccttttttaaacttataTTGTTACTTATATTTTAAGTGcttgcttgttttgttgttgagtttttaGTATTTGAATTGAATCTTCAGGGTGTACCAACACAAGTTTGTTGTGATACTGTCAGACAGTAGTGCAATGACAATAGagtctctatctatctatctatgagGCCCAATGTATTTAACCTGTGTATTTAAATGCTCAGTTCCCTGTCTGCAGCAAAACCACTTACCTGAATTGGTGTCTCTATTTACATTGAGGGGGtacattatgaaaatgttctgtCGTATCATCAGAGTTTTAGAACATGGGATGAGGATTTAACTTGAATGCTGTGGATCCCAATATTTCCTTAGAATTTTTGCCAAAATCTTCTCCCATTAGCCAGAAGAAACCTGGGATTTTTAGATTGTGTCTCTCTCAAACAAATAGGCCTTCTCTAGATCTTACTAACACTAATATGCAACTGTTTGCAAAGCTTTAGTTTTACCTTGTAATGCAGTTATAACGGTAATATAACAGTAAACTTGTACATTGAAGGTTTCTAATGATCTATAATAACTAAGATGGCAGCTTTACTGTCCAGCTGGGGTTTTGTgaacaaagaatgaaaaatgtgtaaatataaattACACACCTGTAACATGTCCTAGTCATACCACCCAAACATTAAACTAACATTCAAGAACAATTTCAGAATGTACACAGATTCTCAAAACACATACACGACCATCCTAAATTAATATAGGAACATGTGCTGAAAAACAGAAGATTTAAATAGCCCTGACCCTAATTGTTCTTCATTCCCCTTAATTTGTACCATTAGCTGACATTTTGATCTGCTGGCCATctaaagaatatgaaaaatgacacaagacaaatatgaatgaaacatTCAATGATACATTTTCCTCAGTTTTGTGTTAAGTTAGATTCCAGTCATGTTAAAAATTCCCAGGAATCCTGGTGATACATTCAGAGGAACTTGTTTACTACATTCCCGAGAAGTCTAAACCCCAGAGTAATATTAGACTTGAAATATCATTTTATCTGTGTATACCACAATATTCCACAATGACAATCTGAAAAGACTAAATGTAATTTTCTGAGAATTTCCTAATGAGTTTAAAGAATCCtattgaaaaatatttagttAATTCATGTACTTAATATTGACTGTGTTTCGGTTGTCTTCTAGGAGTAACAAGATGACAGGACTACCACATCTGACATTCAATGTCAACAAACATCAGCCGTTGCCTACACTGCAAATTGTCAGGGAACGCCTTCATTCTGAGTCTTTGCTGGCAGTAAAGCAAGACTTGATCTCACTGCAGACCGAAAGGCCTTCAGATCTACATCACCAAAATGGGGGATATGGAGAGCCATCTGATGATATGCTGTTGAAATTTGTGGATAAAACTGTGAACCTTGCTTCAGGCTCTCAGAAGGAGGCAAGAAAAGCTTCATCTGGAAAGCTGTTTCaaccaaaacaagaaaacaagtcTGGTTTTAGACTTCCAGGTTCTTCTGTCCTTCACAGTTctagaaaaaaattaactgctcacagacacaaaggaCTCGTCAATACTCCCACTCCAGTCCAATATTTAAATTCTCACATCAATAATGTCCATACTAAAGTAACCTGCCAACCAAAGTCtcatattgtttttcttaagACACACAAAACAGCCAGCAGCACCATCTTAAACATTTTGTATCGCTATGGTGAAAGCAGGAATTTGACCTTTGCCCTTCCTTTGAACAAACATAGTCAATTGTTTTACCCATTCTTCTTTGCATCACATTTTGTGGAAGGCATCAGCAGCAGAAGTGTGCGGGAGTTCCACATCATGTGCAACCACATGAGGTTTAGAAAATCTGAGGTGAGCCTTAtcagaaaataatacattttgtgttgttttattacatttacacCATACAGAGTCCATATGGGCTAAATGTGTTCACAATATGGACAAATTGCAATGCCGCCCTAAGTCCCCCTAGGTCCTGTGTGGGAAAGGTACGCTGATAGATATGCTAAAACCTATTTCAAGCGTTCAGGTTTTCAGTTAATACAATACATATCTCTAAGAAGATGGTAGTCAATTAAAGGAGCAAAATATCCAGAGGAAATATAATGGACTTACTTGACCCTTATGCCCAGCCAACCTTTTCATGTATGCTTGTTGATGATGAGCTAGTCTTTGAGCCATATTTGGGTAATTTTAGTGAGGTTATTCTTAgtgattttgtaaaaataataaattaaggGACTATGGTGCTGTCTGGACAGGTcagttttcagttattttaagtTTGATATCCTatacatttggtttttttagcaccaaaaaacattttttatagctctttttaaggagctctgcaaagaaagaGGTCCATTTGAGCCTGTCTACTTATAATGTTATGTGCCTCTTTTTGATTGtccgactgttttctgagtgacgcacggtcaggccaaccacctcctctgttcactgtgtgtctgttcaccgtgCTCAGAGACGGCTCTGTCCGTTCTGTCCCGGAGCGaggcagcttctgccctggagaaactattTCCCTGCTCCGTGACTACTCAgaattcatcggtaaccggtgtCGGTGGCAGCCCGCGAGGCGGAAGACGCCAGGGCGATCTGCTGAGGGACTGGAAGCTGGACAAAGCTGACGTGAAGTGGAGTTGCAGAGGCAGAGACGCTGGTGGACCAGCAGCTGTGACTGGCAGCATGTCGACAGTCACAGCGGCCGATCCGCCTGCTCCTTCACCAGAACAGCCGGcatctctgccccagcagcagctccacatcGCAGGCCGCGGCCCACACAGGTTTTTTGAATTTTGCCGAGGTAAAATAATTCTGAGTTAGTTTTGGTCTCTTGTGTTAATATCCTTAGGAATCCTGTGCAAGgatgtagcttcctgatttTTCCTGTGTTGTTGACTGCGTcgctatgacatcacatttataCGGAGGTCCTGGGGCATCGTAAAAAAAgctgtctgtttattgaccattttgacacttttacggtacttacagaGACTGTACACCttgtttattatgaaaaaagacaagaaatctgatgtcaatggggagctccCTTCCACCATTGAGAGACAGGAATGAAAACAGCAGGATTTAGATGAGCGTTGGCTGCCCACCCCTTGTAGCAAGGGCATAGCAAGCcatttggcagtagcagagcggagtggacgggctggggtgtaaggtctcaccattttctggatgtaggaagggcctgagctaTTCGCAGCACAGGAGACAAGTACTAGTGCCTTGAATTGGATGTGAGCCACCactggaagccagtgcagggtgctGAGGAGCAGTATAGTGTAGTGCATTTAGTTAGTGGCGATGTGTAATGTACATATGTGGGAATGTTGGCTCGGTGATCACCTTTAACATAATGCTATTCTCGACTTGAATTTCAGAATggaatttgataaaaaaaaaatggaccaGTGTAGGGATCAATAGGGAACATGTTACAGATTAGATACAAATAGTCCTTGCAATATGTCTTTACATGTCATAAGTGGAACTACTGAAGTCAAATAAGTAGGGTGGATTGGGGCTGGGTGTGCTGTATGTTTGACATATAAGATGTCCCCAATTTACGGTATGGGCCCCTCATATAAGTATGGTATTAATATGAGTATCAATGACAATGGTGGACAAACTTTATGGACTAGTTagagatttagtttttttaaccGATTTTTATTACCAATTTCTGtagattttatttctctgacctgaatatttagatttttaattaattgtgtGACATTAAAGCATTACTTGCCAAAATTACAtctcaaaaatacatttcttccACTGTTATGCCATAGGTAGCAAAAGTGATGCCGGAAAATACCTTCTACTTCTCCATCCTGAGGAATCCTGTGGCCATGATGgagtccatctttatttactacAGGAGTATTCAAGCATTCCACAAGACAGAAAGATTGGATGATTTCTTAAACAACAACTGGAGAAACTACAATTCATCACTGATCAACAACCACTATGCTCATAATATCCTGGCCTTTGACTTTGGCTTTGACAACAACATTGCTGCTGATTCTGAACACCTAGAGGAGAGAGCCAGTATGGCTATAGCAGCCATTGAACAAGACTTCCACCTTATTCTTATTTCTGAATACTTTGATGAGTCCATGATCTTGCTCAAACATGCCCTTTGCTGGTCCTTGGAAGATGTGGTTTCCTTTAAGCTCAACAGTCGTAGTGAACAAACCCGTCATCCACTCTTAGCAAATACTGCAGAGAAGATCAAGAAGTGGAATGCTTTGGACTGGAGGATTTACCTGCACTTTAACACCACCTTCTGGCAAAAAGTGAACAGTTTGGTTGGTCAAGAGCAGTTGATCACAGAAGTATCTCAGTTGAGAGAGCTACAGCTCAAACTATCAAACACCTGCTTGAAAGATGGGGGGGCAGTAGATCCATCCCAGATAAAAGATGCAGGGCTGAAGCCTTTCCAATATGGAGCAGCTGTAATTCAGGGCTATAACCTAAACCCGCACATAGACAAAGAACCCAGAACTAAATGTCAGAGACTTATCACTCCGGAACTGCAATACACAGAACATCTCTACACCCAACAGTTCCCTGAGCTAGCTGTTAAGAATAGACTAGCCACACGGAGAGTAGCTCATCAACATCAACGCTCAGACAGAACTGGTGTGATGGGAATGATCTGGGACAGGGAAGCCCATAACAGACAATTCATTAGACACTAATTTTCAAATCTCAAGAACTAAAAGGCCTTCACAAGTGCCCTGTTAAGATATTCAaaagcaaagaacaaaacaagcatGTCATAGCTGTGTCTAACAATCAGGAGATTATGTTCTATTTTCATACtgggaggtatgaaaacatggcaTCTACAAACTGCAATGAAAAACCAAAGTGTAAAGCAGCTGATTATCTTCTAGGGTACGTCTTTTTTTCAAGGTGGTACAAGAGGAGCTGTCACAGTGGTCAAAATCAAAAGGGCCCATTCTGTGAACAGAATAAAGTCTAACTATTACCAAAATATACTTTATATCTGCTAGTGCCTTCCAAAAGAGGTATGACTGTCACAAAAATCGCAAATCTGATTTACTGACTCTATGGTTAAGGTTTGGTTAAAATTTTGAAACAGAATCGATTATGGTTATAAGAAACCAAAATTTGCTGCTGATAAGAAATTGTATCTGATCTGAGCTGTTCATCGTActccaaaccccaaaaaacaacctctggtACTGTAAGGGTGTCACATTAATTCAACCATTACTTTTAAAGGAGATAAGAGTCATGGTTTGTTTAACCTCTAGAGATTACTCATCAAGTTATTGCTTTAAAGAAGAAGTTGTGTATGACCCAGTGACcacttctgttgtttttctagtGAGTAGTGTAGTCTTTCATCATGACGCCCTGTTTTATTGACACCTTTTTTGAATGAACCTTCAGCCAAAGTGTTCTTCaagggaaaacattttaatttcattttgaacatCAAGTTGCTGTTTAAATGGTACATTCAGCTACATTCAACAACAGTAAATCCCTTATTAATAAGGCTCATCATATTCAGTTTGGGTTGACACAGTCAGAAAGGCGCTGATTCAACTGTCATGGTTAAGGTAAGCATTATATAGTCAGTATAGTTTGTCTAATCTGACATAAACCTTTGTATAAGTATGATCTCATTTCTGTATGTTAATTACTGACCTGGGCTAAGGATAtaattagcttagcataaaggcaggcaggggagaaaaaaagctaatcTGACTGTCCAAACTGTaaggaaaacacattcaaatactTGATAATCTCAGGAATTAACACCGTCTATGAAGTTAGGATTCGGGTCACTTTAGTAGAGGTATAATGGTACCAAACCAACCTCTCTGTGTTGACAAACTATACACTATCA
Coding sequences within it:
- the gal3st2 gene encoding galactose-3-O-sulfotransferase 2; amino-acid sequence: MPENTFYFSILRNPVAMMESIFIYYRSIQAFHKTERLDDFLNNNWRNYNSSLINNHYAHNILAFDFGFDNNIAADSEHLEERASMAIAAIEQDFHLILISEYFDESMILLKHALCWSLEDVVSFKLNSRSEQTRHPLLANTAEKIKKWNALDWRIYLHFNTTFWQKVNSLVGQEQLITEVSQLRELQLKLSNTCLKDGGAVDPSQIKDAGLKPFQYGAAVIQGYNLNPHIDKEPRTKCQRLITPELQYTEHLYTQQFPELAVKNRLATRRVAHQHQRSDRTGVMGMIWDREAHNRQFIRH